Proteins encoded together in one Amphritea japonica ATCC BAA-1530 window:
- a CDS encoding tetratricopeptide repeat protein, which yields MTDSPKAHSMKFWLSMGVFQVVFGLAVFGLTREYYLSGTSVVNTPAKPGLNWPTAGQTLSGDLLTGQGMPSQNMGQGSGNTVGATSDLNILQDPVEISRQANEMFAQQDYVNAAELYAKLLEFDPENGNTYNNLGLTLHYIGRSDEALKMLEEGSIIDPANQRLLLTLGFVSNQLGDTEKARNALKSAVALGADTQVGQSATKMLDELP from the coding sequence ATGACCGATAGCCCTAAGGCTCACAGTATGAAATTCTGGCTCTCAATGGGGGTATTTCAGGTTGTCTTTGGTTTGGCTGTTTTTGGCCTGACCCGTGAGTACTATCTATCAGGTACTTCTGTGGTTAATACGCCTGCTAAGCCTGGTCTGAACTGGCCAACTGCCGGACAAACACTGTCTGGTGATCTGTTAACCGGCCAGGGTATGCCATCGCAAAATATGGGGCAGGGTAGCGGGAATACGGTTGGTGCAACTTCCGATCTTAATATACTGCAAGATCCGGTAGAGATCTCCCGTCAGGCGAACGAGATGTTCGCCCAGCAGGATTATGTGAATGCGGCGGAACTCTATGCAAAGCTCCTGGAGTTTGATCCTGAAAATGGTAATACCTATAACAACCTTGGATTGACACTTCACTACATAGGGCGCTCTGATGAAGCGCTGAAAATGTTGGAAGAAGGCTCTATTATTGATCCTGCTAACCAACGGCTTTTGCTAACACTTGGTTTTGTGAGTAATCAGTTAGGGGATACCGAAAAAGCACGTAATGCGCTTAAGTCGGCTGTGGCTTTAGGCGCTGATACGCAGGTAGGGCAATCTGCGACAAAGATGCTGGATGAGCTGCCCTGA
- a CDS encoding amidase, whose product MDSGNKTAIELLEDLRAHRMTAIELLEQTIQRAEYVAETYNPFSVKLYDRAREAAAKADELLAQGLGGPLCGLPITIKESQWLAGVPVTSASRTEKDVIPQETSAAVQRLEEAGAVIFAKTTCPEYCLTGTTSSELFGTTTNPWNRERTCGGSSGGAGTAVAAGAGTLSLGGDGGGSIRIPAAFCGIVGFKPSYKAVPREPCNPSWSTIVSYGPMARTVADARLMYSVIAANNDEHAYIDSLNAHTLQPLSLAGQKVIISEDLGHAPIDDDVRMTFRWVVAQLKEAGAEVVYDNPHLPSSVIAWATSAMYDTWSFQKDKDQPLKGLEQGTLDSMTFGASITEEEFDAAEDHREAIHTAYQAMFERNNCTTFITPTLGVEAFKHSLRHPKYVGSTRITYPWLDWATFMYDANLTGMPACAMPMGLGDEGLPLSIQIQGPRGTDASVLNIAEQLEKVIGWDNSPKDSAAEPKADSNPDEDDSKGIINQMKRARARLAQLRGTVSK is encoded by the coding sequence ATGGATTCAGGTAATAAAACAGCAATTGAACTACTCGAAGACCTTCGCGCTCACCGTATGACGGCCATTGAGCTGCTTGAGCAAACGATTCAACGAGCAGAGTATGTCGCTGAAACCTATAATCCATTTTCTGTAAAACTATACGATCGTGCACGTGAGGCCGCCGCTAAAGCTGATGAACTGTTAGCCCAGGGTCTGGGCGGACCTCTGTGCGGTTTACCGATCACTATAAAGGAATCACAGTGGCTTGCAGGCGTTCCCGTGACGAGTGCCTCACGCACCGAAAAAGACGTTATCCCCCAGGAAACCAGCGCAGCAGTTCAACGTCTGGAAGAAGCCGGGGCGGTTATCTTTGCAAAAACCACCTGCCCGGAATACTGTCTCACAGGAACAACATCATCAGAACTTTTTGGCACAACAACCAACCCCTGGAATAGAGAGCGTACCTGTGGTGGTTCATCCGGCGGTGCTGGCACTGCTGTAGCAGCAGGTGCCGGCACTTTATCTCTGGGAGGTGACGGTGGCGGTTCAATCCGCATCCCTGCCGCTTTTTGCGGTATTGTCGGTTTTAAACCTTCCTATAAAGCGGTGCCGAGAGAACCTTGCAACCCATCCTGGAGCACCATTGTCTCCTATGGCCCTATGGCCAGGACGGTGGCTGATGCCCGATTGATGTATTCAGTCATAGCTGCAAATAACGATGAACACGCCTATATTGATTCCCTGAATGCCCACACGCTTCAACCCTTGTCACTGGCCGGCCAGAAAGTGATTATCTCTGAAGACCTAGGCCATGCACCTATTGACGATGATGTGCGAATGACCTTTCGCTGGGTTGTCGCTCAGCTAAAAGAAGCGGGCGCTGAAGTCGTATACGACAATCCGCACCTGCCCTCTTCCGTTATCGCCTGGGCAACCTCAGCCATGTACGATACCTGGAGCTTTCAAAAAGATAAGGATCAGCCCCTTAAAGGACTGGAACAAGGCACTCTGGATTCTATGACCTTTGGTGCCAGTATTACCGAAGAAGAATTTGATGCGGCTGAAGATCACCGGGAAGCAATTCATACAGCTTACCAGGCGATGTTCGAACGCAATAACTGTACAACTTTTATTACGCCTACTCTAGGCGTTGAAGCGTTCAAACACTCCCTTCGCCACCCTAAATATGTAGGTTCCACCCGCATTACCTACCCCTGGCTCGACTGGGCAACCTTTATGTACGATGCCAATCTGACAGGTATGCCAGCTTGTGCCATGCCGATGGGGTTAGGTGATGAAGGTCTGCCGCTATCAATTCAGATTCAAGGCCCCCGGGGGACGGATGCCTCTGTCCTTAATATTGCCGAGCAATTAGAAAAAGTCATTGGGTGGGACAACTCACCGAAAGATTCTGCGGCTGAACCTAAAGCAGACAGCAACCCGGACGAAGATGACAGCAAAGGCATCATCAATCAGATGAAACGCGCCCGCGCTCGATTGGCACAGCTTCGGGGGACGGTATCTAAGTGA
- a CDS encoding EAL domain-containing protein — MKLLIESHRPQLYASLLVLLLILLNTGLNSSRIFERLDLMTYDLMYPFHAGEMSDEVVIVAVDNNSIEQLGRWPWSRREHARLVDRLTEMDAAAIGIDILFTEPQRDDPGADQAFAIALHQSNRVVLAAAPGIQQDGMITELLPLPELAINAAGIGHVDTELDKDGLCRRVFLYGGINDAHWPALALAMLQTAGKDPSLSLPSDFQENHPTDSNQSESWVRQKSMFIPFAARDQKPTIISWIDLVNGSVPGQLIRNKYILVGATATGLGDVLATPAAQDHERMPGVEVNAHILNALIQGKAIYSLTRTQHFLLSSALILISSVVILLLLPLRISLLSSAVMIGAALITTLTLLSFYQLWFSPVSTVITIAAIWPVWTMWQLNLNTSLRKKLLTQLQYQAQHHRATGMPNSGMLEDRLNQLTLKKAANQITGLMIIHFEWPGSASTTLGRPIGDLLLQSIGERLRSEVSENDFIAHLNGDDFAVLITQTNDKESIEDTAVALLKQLQQPIEVNGESLLLSPQIGVSVWSGDDNEDNQLLRNAYTAMFKSRIDDSEHLCIYSADIGQQLKIRSQLEQALIHALERDEFEIYYQPQILANSGQIIGTEALLRWNNPQLGSVSPEEFIPVAEHVGLIRPIGEWVMNNACKQLKAWQDEGLPPLRLAVNVSPLQFIDPDLGNAVKRIIQKTGIKPEDLELEITEGSLMWDMETAIKMMNQIKQQGIILAIDDFGTGYSSLSNLRHFPLDRLKIDKSFTQEIGTSSGSTEITLTILTIGKRLGMSVIAEGIETQEQATFLRNNGCDEFQGFMYSHPLPADKMTQLLRDGATIGINLKSAECESV; from the coding sequence ATGAAGTTGTTGATCGAATCACACCGTCCCCAGCTGTACGCCAGCCTATTAGTACTGCTGCTGATACTGCTTAACACAGGCCTGAACAGCAGCCGTATCTTTGAACGGCTGGATCTCATGACATATGACCTGATGTATCCCTTTCATGCCGGAGAGATGAGCGACGAGGTTGTCATTGTTGCGGTAGATAACAACAGCATTGAACAGCTTGGCCGATGGCCCTGGTCTCGTCGGGAGCACGCTCGATTAGTTGATCGACTGACAGAGATGGACGCAGCAGCCATCGGCATTGATATTCTTTTTACTGAACCCCAAAGAGATGACCCCGGTGCGGATCAAGCATTCGCCATCGCACTACACCAAAGTAACCGAGTTGTATTAGCTGCCGCACCCGGCATCCAACAAGACGGAATGATAACCGAGTTACTCCCCTTGCCAGAGCTGGCCATCAACGCTGCAGGTATTGGCCATGTCGATACTGAACTCGATAAAGACGGCCTTTGTCGTCGTGTATTTCTTTATGGTGGGATCAATGATGCTCATTGGCCAGCCCTGGCGTTAGCAATGCTTCAGACCGCAGGTAAAGACCCTTCTCTTAGCTTACCGTCCGATTTTCAAGAAAATCACCCGACAGACAGTAACCAATCCGAAAGCTGGGTGAGACAAAAAAGCATGTTCATCCCCTTTGCGGCAAGAGATCAAAAACCAACCATCATTTCCTGGATTGATCTGGTCAATGGGTCAGTTCCAGGCCAGCTCATCCGTAATAAATATATTTTGGTAGGGGCAACTGCAACAGGGTTAGGCGACGTTCTAGCTACACCGGCGGCCCAAGACCATGAGCGGATGCCCGGGGTGGAAGTAAATGCACATATTCTCAATGCTCTGATCCAAGGTAAAGCGATCTATTCACTCACTCGTACACAGCACTTTTTACTCAGTTCAGCATTAATACTAATCAGCAGTGTTGTCATTCTTCTTTTACTGCCTCTGCGGATCAGCCTGTTGTCCTCTGCCGTCATGATAGGCGCCGCTCTGATTACTACGCTGACGCTACTCAGTTTTTATCAGCTGTGGTTCTCGCCGGTTTCAACAGTCATAACTATCGCCGCTATCTGGCCAGTCTGGACCATGTGGCAGCTAAATCTGAATACCAGTTTACGTAAGAAGCTTCTAACGCAGCTTCAGTATCAGGCACAGCACCACCGCGCAACCGGCATGCCCAACAGTGGGATGCTGGAAGACAGGCTGAACCAGTTGACGCTCAAAAAAGCAGCTAATCAGATCACGGGGCTGATGATTATTCATTTTGAGTGGCCAGGATCGGCCAGTACAACATTGGGCAGACCGATAGGTGATCTATTATTACAGTCCATTGGAGAGCGCCTGAGGTCTGAAGTATCCGAGAATGATTTCATCGCTCATCTGAATGGTGATGATTTTGCGGTGCTGATAACCCAAACAAACGATAAAGAAAGCATTGAAGACACCGCTGTAGCCCTGCTAAAGCAACTACAACAACCAATAGAGGTAAATGGAGAGTCTCTTTTGCTGTCCCCACAGATAGGGGTCAGTGTCTGGTCCGGGGATGACAACGAAGATAATCAGTTACTTCGAAATGCTTATACCGCAATGTTTAAATCCCGAATAGATGATAGCGAGCATCTCTGCATTTACTCCGCCGATATTGGTCAACAGCTCAAAATTCGCTCGCAACTGGAACAAGCACTGATACACGCGCTCGAACGAGACGAATTTGAGATCTATTATCAGCCGCAAATTCTGGCAAATAGCGGCCAAATCATCGGCACTGAAGCATTATTACGCTGGAACAACCCTCAGCTGGGTTCGGTTTCTCCTGAAGAATTCATCCCCGTGGCAGAGCATGTCGGCTTAATCCGCCCGATCGGGGAGTGGGTAATGAACAATGCCTGTAAGCAACTCAAAGCCTGGCAAGATGAAGGGTTGCCTCCATTACGACTGGCCGTGAATGTATCACCCCTCCAGTTTATCGACCCTGATCTGGGGAACGCTGTTAAACGAATCATTCAGAAGACCGGGATAAAGCCGGAAGATCTTGAGCTTGAAATAACCGAAGGCTCTCTCATGTGGGATATGGAAACTGCGATTAAAATGATGAATCAGATCAAACAGCAGGGAATCATTTTAGCCATTGATGATTTCGGAACCGGCTATTCATCATTGAGTAATCTTAGACACTTCCCGCTGGATCGTCTGAAAATTGATAAGTCTTTTACCCAGGAAATAGGAACCAGTAGCGGCTCTACAGAGATAACCCTCACAATTCTTACCATTGGAAAGCGTTTGGGTATGAGTGTTATCGCCGAAGGAATAGAAACCCAGGAGCAGGCTACTTTCCTGCGCAATAACGGGTGTGACGAATTTCAGGGATTTATGTACAGTCATCCACTGCCCGCCGACAAAATGACCCAGCTGTTACGAGACGGTGCGACGATTGGAATTAACCTGAAATCAGCTGAGTGTGAATCCGTTTAA
- a CDS encoding C45 family autoproteolytic acyltransferase/hydolase, whose amino-acid sequence MKNLQFDVISELSPGEKFSELFSKSWPAYRAWYLDEGEEARPSYLECINALKQHMPELVPLYKKLTTLLDCDDLQARFLSLYCPPTFYSACSQLIYKKEQTALIRNYDFPAFLCEGTIMQSQWLDKKVIATADCIWGALDGINDAGLSISINYGGRLVEGKGFGITIVVRYVLETCSNVEEAIEVFRRVPVHLDYNIALVDKTGNHSTVFIAPDRDICVSHATTSTNHQGSVEPGKPVFLEDSVTRLDALNKLAAQQETTLQDSAAQFLYSPLYRQHDIHSSGTLYTVVYLPAEGQVSYLWPHQSLNLSFDLFPEQTLDIHYV is encoded by the coding sequence GTGAAAAATTTGCAGTTTGACGTCATCAGTGAACTTTCACCCGGTGAGAAGTTCAGCGAACTTTTTAGTAAAAGCTGGCCAGCCTACCGGGCCTGGTATCTGGATGAAGGAGAGGAAGCACGCCCCAGCTATCTGGAGTGCATCAATGCACTCAAACAACACATGCCTGAATTGGTCCCCTTGTATAAAAAGCTGACGACACTGTTAGATTGCGATGATTTACAAGCTCGCTTTCTCAGTTTGTACTGTCCTCCGACCTTCTATTCTGCTTGTTCACAACTGATCTATAAGAAAGAGCAGACAGCCCTGATCCGCAACTATGATTTTCCTGCGTTTCTCTGTGAAGGCACCATTATGCAGAGCCAATGGCTGGATAAAAAAGTCATCGCGACGGCAGATTGTATCTGGGGGGCGCTCGACGGTATCAACGATGCAGGTCTGAGTATCTCTATTAACTATGGCGGTCGCCTGGTGGAAGGAAAAGGATTTGGGATCACCATCGTGGTTCGCTATGTACTGGAAACCTGCAGTAATGTAGAAGAAGCAATAGAGGTTTTCAGACGCGTTCCCGTGCACCTGGATTACAACATCGCACTGGTTGATAAGACAGGTAATCATTCTACCGTTTTTATCGCACCGGACCGGGATATCTGTGTCAGTCATGCAACCACCTCAACCAATCATCAGGGATCGGTAGAGCCAGGGAAACCTGTGTTTCTTGAGGACTCTGTTACCCGCCTGGATGCGCTCAATAAGCTTGCTGCACAACAGGAAACGACCTTACAGGACAGCGCTGCTCAATTTCTCTACAGCCCCCTGTATCGGCAGCATGACATTCACTCATCAGGCACGCTGTATACCGTTGTATATCTGCCTGCAGAGGGACAGGTCAGCTATCTCTGGCCACATCAAAGCCTCAACCTGAGCTTCGACCTGTTCCCTGAACAGACACTGGATATTCACTATGTATAA
- a CDS encoding DUF924 family protein produces the protein MYQEIINFWFSEIDNAQWFIKDVKFDQLIIERFSEIHTQAVACELFPWRKTASGSLAEIIVLDQFSRNMFRDTPQSFAHDTLALALAQSAIEKGFDTELSEEKRPFFYLPFMHSESLMIHTEAERLYAQLGNPSSAEFEHKHKVIIERFGRYPHRNEVLGRISTPEEKIFLTSPDSGF, from the coding sequence ATGTATCAGGAAATTATTAATTTTTGGTTCAGTGAAATAGATAACGCCCAGTGGTTTATCAAAGACGTAAAGTTTGATCAGCTGATCATTGAACGCTTCTCCGAGATACATACTCAAGCGGTAGCATGCGAGCTATTCCCCTGGAGAAAAACAGCCTCTGGAAGCCTGGCAGAAATTATTGTATTAGATCAGTTCTCACGAAACATGTTCCGGGACACACCACAGTCGTTCGCCCATGACACTCTGGCTTTAGCACTAGCGCAATCTGCTATTGAGAAAGGCTTTGATACAGAACTCAGCGAAGAGAAACGTCCGTTTTTCTATCTGCCTTTTATGCATAGCGAATCATTGATGATTCATACAGAGGCAGAGCGACTTTATGCACAGTTGGGTAACCCCTCTTCAGCCGAGTTTGAACATAAGCACAAAGTCATTATTGAACGCTTCGGACGTTATCCTCACAGAAATGAGGTACTCGGTCGCATTTCTACCCCTGAAGAAAAGATTTTCTTAACCAGTCCCGATTCAGGTTTCTAA
- a CDS encoding ABC-F family ATPase, with product MISSANITMQFGAEPLFENISAKFGNGNRYGLIGANGCGKSTFMKILSGELTPTAGNISITPGEKLGILSQDQFAFEEYSVIDAVIMGDAELWKVKQERERIYSLPEMSEEDGMKVAHLETEFAEMDGYSAESRAGDILLEAGIAEKYHFGLMGQVAPGWKLRVLLAQALFANPDILLLDEPTNNLDIHTISWLETVLNQRKCTMIIISHDRHFLNAVCTHMADIDYGELRIYPGNYEYFMEASSLIREQLLTENAKKSAEMDELQSFVNRFSANASKAKQASSRAKKLDKIELDEVKTSSRQVPSIAYKQDKRLHRQALILEEMGHGFEGSTLFSGGNLILEAGAKLAVIGENGAGKTTFLRCLMNELAVNEGTVKWSENARIGYCPQDSSADFDCDLTLFEWMSQWRTPKHDDLKVRAMLGRLLFTADDFNKKARVCSGGEKNRLLFGKLMMMDINVLIMDEPTNHMDMEAIEALNVALEGFDGTLIFVSHDRAFVSSLATCVIEIKDKNVVHFPGTFDEYLEDQTKASRVA from the coding sequence TTGATCTCCTCTGCGAACATCACTATGCAGTTTGGCGCTGAGCCTCTGTTTGAAAACATCTCCGCAAAATTCGGCAATGGTAACCGTTATGGTCTGATCGGTGCGAACGGCTGTGGTAAATCTACCTTCATGAAAATTCTGAGTGGAGAGCTCACGCCGACAGCTGGCAACATCTCAATAACACCGGGTGAAAAACTGGGTATTCTAAGTCAGGATCAATTTGCGTTCGAAGAGTACAGCGTTATTGATGCCGTTATCATGGGCGATGCTGAGCTGTGGAAGGTAAAGCAGGAACGTGAGCGAATTTACTCCTTGCCGGAGATGTCGGAAGAAGACGGCATGAAGGTTGCCCATCTGGAAACCGAGTTTGCTGAGATGGATGGCTACAGTGCGGAAAGCCGTGCCGGGGATATTCTGCTGGAAGCGGGTATTGCAGAGAAATATCATTTCGGCCTGATGGGGCAAGTAGCACCGGGCTGGAAACTGCGGGTGCTATTGGCTCAGGCATTGTTCGCTAATCCTGATATTTTGTTGTTGGATGAGCCAACCAACAACCTGGATATTCACACGATTAGCTGGTTGGAGACGGTGCTGAATCAGCGCAAGTGTACGATGATTATTATCTCTCACGACCGTCACTTTCTGAATGCTGTCTGTACCCATATGGCCGATATCGATTATGGCGAACTGCGTATTTATCCCGGCAACTATGAATATTTTATGGAAGCTTCTTCGCTGATCCGAGAGCAGCTGCTGACTGAGAATGCAAAAAAGAGTGCGGAGATGGATGAACTACAATCCTTCGTTAATCGCTTTTCTGCTAACGCCTCTAAAGCAAAGCAAGCGAGTTCCCGAGCGAAGAAACTCGATAAAATAGAGTTGGATGAGGTGAAAACTTCCAGTCGACAGGTGCCTTCCATTGCCTATAAACAGGATAAGCGTTTGCACCGTCAGGCACTGATTCTTGAAGAGATGGGGCATGGCTTCGAGGGAAGCACTCTGTTCTCTGGTGGCAATCTGATCCTGGAAGCCGGGGCTAAGCTCGCGGTGATCGGCGAAAACGGGGCAGGTAAAACGACTTTTCTACGTTGTTTGATGAATGAGTTAGCGGTAAATGAAGGCACCGTTAAGTGGTCTGAAAATGCCAGAATCGGTTACTGCCCTCAGGATAGTTCAGCTGATTTTGACTGTGATCTGACACTTTTTGAATGGATGTCACAGTGGCGTACGCCGAAACATGATGATCTTAAAGTACGGGCGATGCTGGGACGCTTGCTGTTTACCGCTGATGACTTTAATAAGAAAGCCCGCGTCTGTTCCGGTGGTGAAAAGAACCGCCTTCTGTTCGGTAAGCTGATGATGATGGATATCAACGTGCTGATTATGGACGAGCCGACTAACCATATGGATATGGAAGCGATTGAAGCACTGAATGTTGCCCTTGAAGGTTTTGATGGTACGTTGATCTTTGTCAGCCACGATCGCGCTTTTGTGTCTTCGTTAGCCACCTGTGTTATCGAAATTAAAGACAAGAACGTGGTCCACTTTCCAGGGACGTTCGATGAATACCTGGAAGATCAAACTAAGGCGTCCAGAGTTGCCTGA
- a CDS encoding PACE efflux transporter, with the protein MNQAIITRTPLDRLRHTLMFEALLLTLLAPMMSLMLNRDIVDVGMLAIVLSLKAMLINPVFNYGFDRYDVKRGKIPTERKLAGRILHAIGFEVTLTATSLPLIIWWLNVTFLQALMVDIVMVFAVMTYTLLFNIGYDRVFPVIQHTRPLTDQISDKPCQAEGL; encoded by the coding sequence ATGAATCAGGCCATTATCACTCGTACACCGCTAGACCGGCTCCGCCATACCCTCATGTTTGAAGCGCTATTACTAACATTACTGGCACCCATGATGTCGCTTATGTTGAATCGGGATATTGTTGATGTGGGAATGCTGGCTATCGTTCTCAGCCTTAAAGCGATGCTGATCAATCCAGTTTTCAACTATGGATTTGATCGTTATGACGTGAAGCGGGGAAAGATTCCAACCGAACGGAAATTAGCCGGAAGAATACTGCATGCGATTGGATTCGAAGTAACACTGACAGCCACATCGCTGCCATTGATTATCTGGTGGCTTAATGTGACCTTTTTACAGGCACTCATGGTAGACATTGTGATGGTGTTCGCCGTTATGACTTACACGCTATTATTCAATATTGGATATGACCGGGTGTTTCCTGTTATCCAACATACACGCCCCTTAACAGATCAGATATCCGATAAGCCTTGTCAGGCGGAGGGCTTATAA
- a CDS encoding LysR family transcriptional regulator, which yields MAVIDQLEAFILAAETGSFSAAARRLGKAQSAVSTAISNLELDSNVVLFDRSHRNPVLTESGEALLEYARTVRHSQREFRVHAHALGQSGEIKLCLAVEQSVSNPQLLDILHRFEQRFPHIQLELLDPGGSDVAELIRTNRADIGLMLEREAYPQGFGFRGIGYSELVAVCRHDHPMVAKQPVSHANLRGHRQLVLRSLDLHDQSHERLTFSPSVWFSESPYIILELLCSGLGWAFLHRNVVQAKLRTGELLILQRDYQKVASLQGVDVVWAENRPLGSAGSWLLEELSHLDLTLSSDN from the coding sequence ATGGCGGTAATCGATCAACTGGAAGCCTTTATTCTGGCGGCTGAGACCGGGTCATTTTCTGCCGCTGCCCGACGGTTGGGTAAAGCCCAGTCAGCCGTCAGTACTGCAATCAGCAATTTAGAGTTAGATAGCAATGTTGTGCTGTTTGATCGAAGTCATCGTAACCCGGTGCTCACAGAAAGCGGGGAAGCTCTGCTTGAATATGCCCGGACAGTTCGACACAGCCAGCGTGAGTTCCGAGTGCATGCACACGCCTTAGGGCAGAGCGGTGAGATTAAGCTTTGTCTGGCTGTTGAACAGAGTGTTTCTAACCCTCAGTTGCTGGATATTCTGCATCGGTTCGAGCAACGGTTTCCCCACATTCAACTAGAGTTACTCGATCCTGGTGGCAGTGATGTTGCCGAGCTGATTCGTACAAATCGGGCAGACATTGGTTTAATGTTAGAGCGAGAGGCATATCCACAAGGGTTTGGCTTTAGAGGAATCGGCTATTCAGAGCTGGTAGCAGTTTGCCGGCATGATCATCCGATGGTCGCAAAACAACCGGTCAGTCATGCCAACCTGCGAGGCCATCGGCAATTAGTATTAAGAAGTCTGGATCTGCACGATCAGAGTCATGAGCGCCTGACGTTCAGTCCGAGTGTCTGGTTCTCTGAAAGCCCGTATATTATTCTTGAACTACTCTGTAGTGGCTTAGGTTGGGCGTTTTTACACCGTAATGTAGTGCAGGCAAAGTTACGGACGGGGGAGTTGCTAATTTTGCAGCGGGATTACCAGAAAGTAGCGTCATTACAGGGGGTAGATGTGGTATGGGCGGAGAACCGTCCCCTCGGTAGTGCTGGTAGCTGGTTACTCGAAGAGCTTTCGCATCTGGATCTGACTTTATCGTCTGATAATTAA
- a CDS encoding FecR domain-containing protein yields MTVSRIALNFSFCLIVLLTTSLHSSLSQAQEWVYTTVEGDNLWNLSEKHLDRVTRFQQLQKLNNIKNPRQLQPGTRLRVPLKWIRSNPVPAEISELRGEAELLRAADNSVIPLTEGSQIQLGDRIRSGADTTLAIRFADNTVLTLYSDSLIRFDHLSAHGTTGMVDSRLNLLKGRMDTRVTPASGPGSRFEIETPSAISAVRGTEYRATVADEGQLSNIEVLHGKVVVSGADKKRLIKAGYGTQIATGTAPIPPKKLLPPPPFKKPDGPIRSINWIINWQTNEDAREYRIEVSEDASFNTLLWQQISEYSRAPLPDLPDGKYFARVRGIDQLGLEGQSSVLAFTLDARPQPPVQLSPADKKLLRGQSPELQWTASEDAARYHLEIATDATFNNLIVDDKGISGNRYDSSALPVPGNYFWRLTSVTADNEFGPAGLIREWETKPIPAKVDAQMSASEDGMLVASWPSTNDRETYQVQLAYDKAFNNIQTDSILTKPEMSFQPVKNTPRYLRVRTIATDGYIGPWGATQKVVPVTDYTPVAIWGSIMLLILL; encoded by the coding sequence ATGACTGTCAGCCGGATAGCACTTAACTTCTCTTTTTGCTTAATCGTTTTACTTACAACCTCACTCCACTCATCACTGAGCCAGGCACAAGAGTGGGTTTATACTACGGTTGAAGGCGACAACCTCTGGAACCTCAGTGAAAAGCACCTGGACCGGGTCACACGGTTTCAGCAGCTTCAGAAGCTCAATAATATTAAAAACCCGCGTCAGCTTCAGCCCGGCACACGTTTGCGAGTACCGTTAAAATGGATTCGAAGCAATCCGGTACCAGCTGAAATATCCGAGTTACGTGGCGAAGCTGAACTACTGCGAGCGGCTGACAACAGTGTTATCCCTCTTACAGAGGGCAGCCAGATTCAGTTAGGTGATCGGATTCGCTCCGGTGCAGATACCACGCTGGCGATTCGCTTTGCCGATAACACCGTGCTGACACTCTACAGCGACAGTCTGATTCGATTTGACCATCTCAGTGCCCACGGCACAACTGGGATGGTTGATTCCAGATTAAACTTGCTGAAAGGTCGAATGGATACCCGGGTAACCCCTGCGTCAGGGCCTGGCTCTCGATTTGAAATTGAAACCCCTTCAGCCATTAGTGCGGTCAGGGGAACTGAATACCGCGCAACCGTCGCTGATGAAGGTCAGCTGTCTAATATTGAGGTGCTTCACGGCAAAGTAGTCGTGAGCGGTGCCGACAAGAAAAGACTCATTAAAGCAGGCTACGGCACCCAGATTGCTACCGGCACGGCCCCTATCCCACCCAAAAAATTACTACCGCCACCACCGTTTAAAAAACCTGACGGCCCTATTCGTAGCATCAACTGGATAATCAACTGGCAAACTAACGAAGATGCACGCGAATACCGTATAGAAGTATCAGAAGACGCCAGTTTTAATACATTGCTATGGCAACAGATCAGCGAATATTCCCGGGCTCCTTTACCTGATCTCCCCGACGGTAAATACTTTGCCCGTGTTCGCGGAATCGACCAACTGGGGCTTGAGGGACAAAGCAGTGTTCTCGCGTTCACCCTGGACGCCAGACCACAACCCCCGGTTCAACTATCACCCGCAGATAAAAAACTCTTGCGGGGGCAATCACCTGAACTGCAATGGACAGCTTCAGAAGACGCCGCTCGTTATCACCTGGAGATAGCTACCGATGCCACATTTAACAATTTAATTGTGGATGATAAGGGTATTAGTGGTAACCGATATGACAGTTCAGCACTGCCTGTTCCGGGCAACTATTTCTGGCGTTTAACGAGTGTCACTGCGGATAATGAATTCGGGCCAGCAGGCCTTATTCGGGAATGGGAGACCAAACCAATTCCCGCTAAAGTTGATGCACAGATGAGTGCGTCGGAAGATGGAATGCTGGTTGCCAGCTGGCCATCCACCAATGACAGAGAGACCTACCAGGTTCAACTGGCTTACGATAAAGCATTTAATAATATTCAAACCGATTCAATACTCACAAAACCAGAAATGAGTTTCCAGCCGGTTAAAAATACTCCTCGTTATTTAAGAGTACGCACAATTGCAACCGATGGTTATATCGGGCCTTGGGGAGCAACTCAAAAAGTGGTACCAGTTACCGACTATACGCCTGTGGCTATCTGGGGTTCCATTATGCTGCTTATATTGCTGTAA